Proteins encoded together in one bacterium window:
- a CDS encoding phosphatase PAP2 family protein: MKSSLAALKLLVASCTLSAAAAFAQPPAQEHTSSPHLRAGHFVSDSQSPRFWGSLFAGARASVSAWQLPLFAASLLTERQKAGNGLPMPPLEVDHEIAEELSRRDGASSLGSISPRYYPLLAVRGRLAGMILLDALTGQDYSPASYAKLFRFQQAVYFNSVVTHLAKRNFNRRRPDGSDSQSFFSGHTSTAFATSTFLYLEVRDFIAGETRQGRDLPLLSAAQWQAASFGLLYGWAAYVGYSRIHDNKHYLSDVLVGAASGTLVSYLLYPHENRKPSPSRFALGFVPLPRGPAMAVSYSF; this comes from the coding sequence ATGAAAAGCTCCCTCGCCGCATTGAAGCTTCTCGTCGCCAGTTGTACGCTGTCGGCGGCCGCGGCTTTTGCCCAGCCCCCAGCGCAAGAGCACACCTCCTCGCCGCACCTGCGTGCGGGCCATTTCGTCTCGGACTCGCAAAGCCCACGGTTTTGGGGATCGCTGTTCGCGGGCGCCCGTGCCAGCGTCAGCGCCTGGCAGCTTCCGCTGTTTGCCGCGAGCCTGCTGACCGAGCGCCAAAAAGCTGGCAACGGCTTGCCCATGCCGCCGCTCGAAGTCGACCATGAAATTGCCGAAGAACTCTCACGCCGCGATGGCGCCAGCTCGCTGGGATCGATCAGTCCGCGTTACTATCCACTGTTGGCGGTGCGCGGCCGCCTGGCCGGGATGATCTTGCTCGACGCGCTCACCGGCCAGGACTATTCGCCCGCGAGCTATGCCAAGCTGTTCCGCTTTCAACAAGCGGTCTATTTCAACTCGGTGGTCACCCACTTGGCGAAGCGCAATTTCAATCGCCGCCGACCGGATGGCTCCGACAGCCAGTCGTTCTTCTCCGGACACACTTCCACGGCGTTTGCCACTTCGACTTTTCTTTATCTGGAAGTCCGCGATTTCATCGCCGGCGAAACCCGGCAGGGCCGCGACCTGCCGCTGCTGTCCGCCGCGCAATGGCAAGCGGCCTCGTTCGGACTGCTGTACGGTTGGGCCGCTTATGTCGGCTACTCCCGCATTCATGACAACAAGCATTATCTCAGCGATGTGTTGGTGGGTGCGGCGAGCGGCACGCTGGTGAGTTATCTTCTTTATCCCCACGAAAACAGAAAACCCTCGCCCTCCCGATTCGCGCTGGGTTTCGTGCCGCTGCCACGCGGCCCGGCCATGGCCGTGAGTTATTCTTTCTGA
- a CDS encoding metalloregulator ArsR/SmtB family transcription factor codes for MTTIAELCKALGEETRLRLAHLFLQTDQDICVCEMVDTLKLPQYQISKHLTILKNAGLLRASRKGTWVYYSLNRETSAFWRDLSRVLRRHLDHPPFTHDAAELKRRLALRENGKCVVGFVAARAVHSSTRSRKAS; via the coding sequence ATGACGACCATTGCCGAACTCTGCAAGGCGCTGGGGGAGGAGACGCGTTTGCGCCTCGCCCATCTTTTTCTGCAAACCGATCAAGACATCTGCGTTTGTGAAATGGTGGATACCCTGAAGCTGCCACAGTATCAAATCTCCAAGCATTTGACCATTCTCAAAAACGCCGGGCTGTTGCGCGCCAGCCGCAAAGGGACGTGGGTCTATTACAGTCTCAATCGCGAGACTTCTGCGTTTTGGCGCGACCTGAGCCGAGTCTTGCGCCGCCATCTCGATCATCCGCCGTTCACCCACGACGCCGCCGAGTTGAAGCGGCGGCTGGCTCTGCGTGAGAACGGCAAATGTGTCGTCGGTTTTGTGGCAGCTCGTGCCGTGCATTCTTCTACTCGTTCGAGAAAGGCCAGCTAA
- a CDS encoding arsenic resistance protein: protein MKLMRLLEKLQSFRFLPFFVLISMAVGIGLGKLYGISNFTLTPPIDALLAIFHGTYTFSLANTLALGVVIGLFLMMYPAMTNIKFEDLGRAVKSPKQLLVVLFFNFAIAPFWMLLLANWFLEPGSDFHTGLVLYGLAPCIAMVIIFTFLAFGNTAMAIVLVAMNSILQMILIPVYARWLLGEVRFDVWLVAESVVLYLGIPLVAGFFTRRWGMKKYGEAGFKKVKTYLDSLSIIGLLFTLIVMFALKGDLIVAEPGIILKLAIPMTLFFWSVFGVVYLVGWKLGFTYEDATAVAFNSTGRDFEIAIAIAITAFNPAVALATVVGPLIEVPVMLVLVWLARATQRRLFGEPVLPREMPAAATS from the coding sequence ATGAAGCTGATGCGACTGCTGGAAAAACTCCAGAGTTTCAGATTCCTGCCGTTCTTTGTGCTGATCAGCATGGCGGTGGGAATCGGCCTCGGGAAATTGTACGGCATTTCCAATTTCACCCTCACCCCGCCGATTGACGCCCTCCTCGCGATTTTTCACGGCACCTACACGTTCTCACTGGCCAACACCCTGGCACTGGGCGTTGTGATCGGCCTGTTTCTGATGATGTATCCGGCCATGACCAACATCAAGTTCGAAGATCTCGGCCGCGCGGTGAAATCGCCCAAACAATTGTTGGTGGTCTTGTTCTTCAATTTTGCCATCGCGCCGTTTTGGATGCTGCTGCTGGCCAACTGGTTTCTCGAGCCCGGCAGCGATTTTCACACCGGCCTGGTGCTTTACGGTCTGGCGCCGTGCATTGCGATGGTGATTATCTTCACCTTTCTTGCGTTCGGCAATACCGCCATGGCCATCGTGCTGGTGGCGATGAATTCCATCCTGCAGATGATTCTCATTCCCGTTTACGCCCGCTGGCTGCTGGGCGAGGTGCGTTTCGACGTCTGGCTGGTGGCGGAAAGCGTCGTGCTCTATCTCGGCATTCCGCTGGTGGCGGGATTTTTTACCCGGCGCTGGGGCATGAAAAAATACGGCGAAGCCGGCTTCAAGAAGGTCAAAACCTATCTCGACAGCCTTTCCATCATCGGCTTGTTGTTCACCCTCATCGTCATGTTCGCGTTGAAGGGAGATTTGATCGTCGCTGAGCCCGGCATCATCCTCAAGCTGGCGATACCGATGACGTTGTTCTTCTGGAGCGTTTTCGGCGTGGTTTATTTGGTGGGATGGAAGCTCGGCTTCACCTATGAAGACGCGACGGCGGTCGCATTCAACTCCACCGGCAGAGATTTTGAGATTGCCATCGCCATTGCGATCACCGCATTCAATCCGGCGGTGGCGCTGGCAACGGTGGTCGGCCCGCTCATCGAAGTGCCGGTGATGCTGGTGCTGGTGTGGCTGGCGCGCGCGACGCAACGGCGGTTGTTCGGCGAGCCTGTCTTGCCCCGGGAAATGCCCGCGGCCGCGACAAGCTGA
- a CDS encoding CotH kinase family protein, with translation MLAAGLALALAGCSKIVTPVEADGLGLPKVELRLTSEDYGTLNSNVYARLQVPAELQLEGRRWQIKVRYSGQTSINNTKKSVTFEFLEERRFRGHRFYGLSAQSGDPTGFNPIIGFYAFAQAGLQTPEVQPVTFYVNGEYWGLYFLIEPIDEDFFARRGQRLGTLYEATRANALLSFAEGYDVRMGFENKGEREDYFGDLEKTIRVLDESQPQELPARLAPLVDAENWLRYLAVSVLLHNFDGYINNYRLHKSRPEDPFRIIPWDVDHLLEIHPTRSSIFGEPKFSERLLRAPEYRRRYREILLELMDATLRVERLDAVLDETAAQIAQALAHDRFLGGDAYANAARRKESLRQWYAKIRADLVLLE, from the coding sequence ATGTTGGCAGCCGGTCTCGCGCTGGCGCTGGCGGGTTGCAGCAAAATCGTCACGCCGGTCGAGGCGGATGGTTTGGGATTGCCGAAGGTGGAATTGCGGCTGACCAGCGAAGACTACGGGACGCTCAACAGCAATGTCTACGCGCGGCTGCAAGTGCCGGCGGAGCTGCAACTCGAGGGCCGAAGGTGGCAGATCAAAGTGCGGTATTCCGGCCAGACTTCGATCAACAACACCAAGAAATCGGTCACGTTTGAATTTCTGGAGGAACGGCGTTTTCGCGGGCATCGCTTTTACGGCCTGAGCGCGCAATCCGGTGATCCCACCGGCTTCAATCCCATTATCGGATTCTACGCGTTTGCGCAAGCCGGCCTGCAGACGCCGGAGGTGCAGCCGGTCACCTTCTATGTGAATGGCGAGTATTGGGGGCTGTATTTCTTGATCGAGCCGATCGACGAAGATTTCTTTGCACGGCGCGGCCAGCGGCTGGGCACGTTGTATGAAGCCACGCGCGCCAATGCGCTGCTCTCTTTTGCCGAGGGCTATGACGTGCGCATGGGATTCGAGAACAAAGGCGAGCGCGAGGACTATTTCGGCGATCTCGAAAAAACGATTCGCGTGCTCGACGAAAGCCAGCCGCAGGAATTGCCGGCCCGCCTTGCGCCGCTGGTGGACGCGGAAAACTGGCTGCGTTATCTCGCGGTGTCGGTGCTGCTGCACAACTTCGACGGTTACATCAACAATTATCGCCTGCACAAGAGCCGGCCGGAAGATCCGTTTCGGATCATTCCCTGGGATGTCGATCATCTCCTGGAGATTCATCCGACGCGCAGCTCGATTTTCGGTGAGCCGAAGTTCAGCGAGAGGCTGTTGCGCGCGCCGGAGTATCGCCGGCGCTACCGCGAAATTTTGCTCGAACTGATGGACGCAACTCTGCGGGTCGAGCGACTCGATGCGGTGCTCGATGAGACCGCGGCGCAAATCGCCCAGGCGCTGGCGCACGATCGTTTTCTGGGCGGGGATGCCTATGCCAATGCCGCGCGGCGCAAGGAGTCGCTGCGCCAGTGGTATGCCAAAATTCGCGCGGATTTGGTGCTGTTGGAGTAG
- a CDS encoding arsenate reductase ArsC: MLPKTRVIFICTHNSSRSQMAEGLLRQLAGDRFEVYSAGTVATRVHPLAIKAMAEKGIDISQQTSDHLDQYMGMEFDYVITVCDHAKEACPYFPTNKARLHWSFPDPAAATGTEEERLAKFREVRDQIERRLPALL, from the coding sequence ATGCTCCCCAAAACCCGCGTGATCTTCATTTGCACCCACAACTCCAGCCGCAGCCAGATGGCCGAGGGCCTGCTGCGTCAGCTTGCCGGCGACCGCTTTGAGGTCTACAGCGCCGGCACGGTTGCCACCCGCGTTCATCCCCTGGCCATCAAAGCCATGGCGGAAAAGGGTATCGACATCTCGCAGCAGACTTCGGATCATCTCGATCAATACATGGGCATGGAATTCGACTACGTCATCACCGTCTGCGACCACGCCAAAGAAGCCTGCCCCTATTTTCCCACCAACAAGGCCCGGTTACACTGGAGCTTTCCCGACCCTGCGGCGGCCACCGGCACGGAGGAAGAACGGCTGGCCAAGTTTCGCGAGGTGCGCGATCAAATTGAGCGCCGGCTGCCGGCCCTGCTTTGA